Within Peromyscus leucopus breed LL Stock chromosome 7, UCI_PerLeu_2.1, whole genome shotgun sequence, the genomic segment AACTAACCTTGACTGTATAAtcatgttttggtttttaagtCTACCATTTCTTTGGGGATCTTCTGTAACTTCATGTCCATTAAAGAAAGGATGTCATGGGAGCATGCGTGTTCTATCTCACTATGTGGTGTCTTTATCATAACATTGCAAGAAGGCCCTCCTCGGGTGCCAGCACTACACACAGGGACTCTCCAGCTTTTAGAACCACGGGATAAATTGGAGAAAAGCTGGGCATGTGCTCAGTGGTGGAGCTCTTGGCTAACATGCATGAGCTTGTGTTTTGTCAGTGGTGTTGAGGTGCAAGGGGATGTTGTGTTGCTGGACACTTGAACCTCAGTCTTAAAGGAGGATAGTTGTATCTCCTTTAGGAAActaaccatttctttctttcccatagACTCCCACAATCCAAAATACTCCGAGAAGATAAGAACCACAATATGTATGTTGCAGGATGTACAGAAGTAGAAGTGAAATCTACAGAAGAGGCTTTTGAAGTTTTTTGGAGAGGTtagaaataaatagaatttgAAAAACGTAAACTGATGGTTTTAACCTTCAGAGTAGTTGCTGAAATTTAATAGTAGTCCTTTGGGATTAATTGGAAAGCAGGTATAATAAGTGGCTGAGTTCAGGTGTAACCAATGACTTCTCTGTCATCATAGGTCAGAAAAAGAGACGTATTGCTAACACCCATTTGAACAGAGAATCTAGCCGTTCACATAGTGTGTTCAGCATTAAACTCGTCCAGGCTCCCCTGGATGCCGATGGAGACAATGTCTTACAGGTAATGTTTGAATGTGAATCTTGTCTTTTCTAATTCAGCCCTAAGGTTTTGGAAGATGACCTAAATTAGGGACTACCATGGTGATGCAGATTGCTCTAGAGTTAATAGCTGTATAGccaatgacttttcttttttttttttttttttttatgtcaatagTGCTGTTTCTGGGCTCTGCCTATTGAGTGATCCTAGTGCATAGCATGTGTGGCACACGCAGTCTGCTGTGTTGTGAAAAGGGTCTGCAGTTTTAAACATCTGTAAGAATGTGTTGCATTGTTAGTTAACATGGAGCAAGCAGATTCTGATTAGCAGCTCTACAATgatcagaaaggcaaagctacaaaaaatgtaaaaaaaaaaaaaaaaaaaagaaagataaaaaagaatgTGTTGCATTGTTTTAGGTGTTGTTTtgcttgtgagacagggtctcatgtaatgagcccaggatgaccctgaacgtttgttggtttgttttctcctttatttctgaGATCATAGTGTTaactacatcattttccccttccctttcttctccccaaacCCTCCTCTAAGACTTTTCCTTGCTggttttcaaatccatggcctcttttgtttgtttcttttctcactATCTAGGCAAGGCTAGCCCCAGACcatagggatccacctgcctcagtcacCCAACagccaggattaaaggcacgtgctaccttacctggctttgtttttggttttcactgtgtagcctggagCTCAGaatttttctgcctcagcctcccctgcTAAGACTAAAGTCTTGTTTCACTGATTGTGACTTAAACTGTTTAATGTGGCCATGTCCAGGCTGGCAGGAAAGTGCTGAGGTTCACTAGTATTTGAATTCTGATTCCTACCTATTCTCCTTTGTCTGACCTGACTATAAGAGAGCCTTCTCATAAGGTTATGAGAATTAAGAGAAGCCGTGTGAAGTTTCTTGGCCACTGCTTGGATTATAGTcagtactcaataaatgttagtaCCTGTTAGAAATGGCCACAGACAATTCTTCCCCTGGTTTCCTGTGAATTACTATTCTGGTGCTAGGGATGTGAATTACTGCTAATAGCATAATGCCATTTAGGTGCATCTTggcttccatttcttttcttaaagctttatttgtatatgatgtgtatgagtgttttgcctgcatgtatgtctgtacaccacagtATGGgagcctggtgcttgtggaggccagatgaaggcatcagatcccctggagttacaggctgccaCGTGGGTGTAGTTGGCACCTCtctctacaagaacagccagtgctcttaaccattgagcatcTGTCCACCctgactttcatttctttgtataagTTAGAGGACTCTGAaattattaatgttattttaaataggctttcttttgtgtgtgtgtgtgtgtttctgaagaGGAGCAGAGGAGCTCAATACTCCTGGAATACTAAATACCTGGTGATAGCAAAATGGAACAGACTCCCTGATCTCAAGGAATCATCTAATGTCTGCTCTGAGGCAGCAGACAAGTATTCAGTGTTATGAGCTTTTAAGCAAACTTTCCTGTATCATCATCCTCTGCCATTCTGGGCATTTGTATTGCATACATACAGTGTCCATTAAGACTTAATACCATGTTAACTGGACCTTAACATTGTAGTGCATTATAACTTAGCTTAGATTGTTGGCTTTATCCCTTgcaggaaaaagaacaaattacCTTAAGCCAGTTGTCTCTGGTAGATCTTGCTGGAAGTGAAAGAACCAACCGGACTAAAGCAGAAGGGAACAGATTACGTGAAGCTGGTGAGTGCAgtgctgtactttttttttttttttttttttttccctgagacaggatttctctgtatagttttggtgtctgtcctgaatctcactctgtagaccaggctggccttgaactcacagagatccacctgcctctgcctcccaagtgctgagattaaaggcgtgcaccaccactgcccggcttcagtGCTGTACTTATTTATGGTTATAACTTTCAACAGCTTGGAATGACAGTTTGTATTTATTAATGGGTGGTTTCTGCTTAATCAGTGAAATAACATTGACTATTAAACTTAGCCTTTAaatctgctatttttttttaaaatattaacattttatttgcatgtgtatacacCTCAGAGTGTGCATAAAAGTCAGAAGGTTAACTTTCCAGGCACTTGTGgttatcctgcctcagccttctgagtgctggtatttCAGGCATGTATCATTATGTCTAGCTAAATGATGTGTCTGATAGCCGTGTTGGAGTTAGGAGGTCTTAGTGTTCCAAGATGAACAGTTTTAAACACTTGGGAGTCTAATCGAGATCTGAATTTTTAGAGGTGTTAAGGTTAATATACCAGCCTTGTCTTGGCTCAGAAATCCAAATAAGATaagtcagaaaaagaaagcatgatgACTAAGAAATCCTGTTGAGATGTAGAGGGACAGAGTTTGCTGGCTTCTAAGACACTTGACTGTTAGAAACATGTTCTTAACATGTTTCTAACATAGGAGGGACTTCTGTCCCTTTCCCACTATAGACTGAAATGGTCACTTGGGATATGGCTGGCCTCCTGTGTATGAGgctcctgagttcagtctccagcatcaCCTcccctaaaaaaagaaaggaagcaagccaAGTTAATGAGTTTGTCTATGCCGGGATTTAGGGTTTGGAAAAACCTgttcacttttctattgctgtgaggagacactacCACCAAGGCCACTTATCACTTAAGCACTAGGGAAGTGCTTAGCTGGGGGCTTGGTTATAGTTTCAGGGTTGGTCCATGACCATCCTGGCGGGGGAAAGGTAACAGGAGGCATGCTGCTGGAGCAATGGCTGAGTGCTTATTGTAGAGTAGCTGTGGACCAGATGATTCACAGCCATGAGGCCGAGAGAGAGTGCATGCCACCGGGAATGGcacacctcctactccttcccaaatagttctacccATTGGAGACCAAGTAGTCAAacctgagcctctgggggccattctcattccaaccaccagaAAATTGTCATGCATttccaggctggagaaatggctcagcagttaggctTTCTTTTTgcatcaggtgtggtggcacacacctctaatcgcagcacctgggaggcagaagcaggtgggtttctgtgagtttaagatcaacctggtctacaaggcaagttctaggacagccagggctgttatacagagaaaccttgtcttgaaaaaccaaaaaactaaagaGTACTTGTTCCTCTTCCAGATGACTTGAGTTCACATTTTTTAATATCCACattacagccgggcagtggtggtgcacgcctttaatcacagcacttgggaggcagaggcagaggcagaggcagatctttgtcagtttgaggccagtctacagagcgagatccaggaaaggcacaaagctacacagagaaaccctgtctcagaaaaaacaaaacaaaacaaaacaaaaaatccacattacagcttacaactgtctgtaactccagttccaggggatcctatatGCTCTTCCTGCCTTTGTGAGCATCAAACACATGaagtatatttacatatatgcaggcaaaacactcaaaagaataaaaataaacaaagcttaaaaagagattctcagggctggagagatggctcagcagttaagagcactggctgttctttctgaggtcctgagttcaattcccagcactcacatcttggctcacaaccatctgtaatgagatctggtgccctcttctggcatgcaggcagaacactgtataaataaatctttaaaaagagagagagagagagagagagattctttttatttttattttttttaagaagagtaATATTGTATTTGGGGGTATTTTTAATAGAGTCTCTGAAAGATGGTTATTGAAGCTGTTAAGCGTTTTCTTTTTGGGGGTCCCGCCACACAGCTCCTAAATAAATtacatacacagaggcttattcttacttataaacgCCAGGctttaacttggcttgtttctagccagcttttcttaacttaaaattatcctgTCACCCttatgcctctgggcttttcccattctctacttctgtaaatcttactcttattctgtggctggctgtgtagctgacccctgatgtcctccttttcttgctcctaaatctctcctctcccagatttctccttctattaattctttctgcctgccagcccccacccatcctttctcctgctttgctattggccgttcagttctttattagaccatcagatgttttagacagacacagtaacacagcttcacagagttaaacaaatgcaacataaaagtaacacaccttaaaataatattctacaattaattaattaatactgTTGAAAGTATAGTGGGACCATACATGGACAGCTCTTGAACTTGAGCCATGAAAATCTATTTCTCAACAGTTAAATGAAGttgaagttgtttgtttttttttaaaagatttatttatttattatgtatacagtattctgcctgcctgcatccctgcaggccagaagagggcaccagatctcattacagatggttgtgagccaccatgtggttgctgggaattgaactcagagcctttggaagaacagccagtgctcttaaccactgagccatctctccagcctgaagtTGAAGTTTTATAGTTATATGGATGAATTACATTTGCTGTTTTCAAATGTTCTCTGTATCTGACTTCATCTCAGGTAACATTAATCAGTCACTAATGACTCTAAGAACATGCATGGAAGTCCTGAGAGAGAACCAGACGTATGGAACCAACAAGGTACACAACAGCCTTCATCAACCACTTTGTGGTTTAATCATGCATTTTAATTGTCTAATGTGCTTAGCTTTTGAATGTCTTTATAGATGGTTCCATATCGAGATTCAAAGCTAACTCATCTGTTCAAGAATTACTTCGATGGGGAAGGGAAGGTGCGGATGATCGTGTGTGTGAATCCAAAGGCTGAAGACTATGAAGAAAGCTTGGTAATTTAAGCATATTTGTCCTGTACAGTTAGGTTTCTCTAGGGGAAACAGCTACTTGAAGAATGGCATACTGGCCCAGTAGTGgtaatgcatacctttaatcccagcacttggagacagagacaggcagatctctctgtgagttcaaggccagcctggtctacagagctagttccaggacaggctccaaagctacagagagaaaccctgtcttggggaaaacaaAGAATGGCAAACTGCACATTTTGTAGATTGATATAGGCTCACTGGATATGCAAACGAATTCTTTAGCCATCTGAGAAGGAGGACTTGGGGATGCTTTTATAGactctgctttttattttagcAAGTCATGAGATTTGCTGAAGTAACCCAGGAAGTTGAAGTAGCGAGACCAGTAGACAAGGTGATATGTGGCTTGACACCAGGGAGACGATACAGAAACCTGCCTCGGGGCGGCCCAGTTGGAGATGGTATGATTTCCTGTTATATCATTATTCATTTGCTTGTCTTTctgtcaactttaaaaaaaatctatttacacCCTTCTTAACAACCAAATGAAagaaacttcaaactaaaatataAGGTTTGCTTGGTTGTACGTTTTGTCTAATTTTTGAGAAATTCTATGCCTAAAGCAGGGCGTAGTGGAgcatacctgtaactctagcaccgAGTAagctgaggcaaaaaaaaaaacaaaaacaaaaacaaaaaattacaattCTGTGGTTACTGGTTCAGGGGTTCTGCTCACAGTATCAGACTTGCTGAAGCTCTTTCATAATTGTTAAACTCCACACAGAGCCTTTGGTGACTGAGATGACTCTACAGAGCTTCCCACCACTGCCTCCATGGAGACTTCTGGATATCAACGATGAGGAGACCCTTCCGAAGCTGATTGAGACGTTGGAGAAACGGCATCACCTACGCCAACTAATGACTGAGGAGCTTAACAAACAATGTAAGGGCAGAGCTGCTTACAGCTGCTGTGACTTCAGAGGTAGAAACAGGTCTTAGTGACTCCATCTAGTGAGCCTCCTCTTGTTTTTAAGACTTGTTTCTGGGCTTTGTAGTGGTCTCAAGGTGTTTAATTTGAatggaaaggttttgttttcttcaacagctctattttacttttatttttaaagaatataggaAGAAAAAAGTGGGTGTCTCCCCgtctatgtttatttttaatagtgaTGGACACAAGATGGTATTTTATAGTTTTCCCCTGTTTGCAAGttatttgtactttttaattgtttgtaCTTCAAGATGGCGTAGGGAAAAGtgaaataatgtttgaaaatgTGTAGAACAGTTGAACAAGTCCGGTCCATGGAAATGACTATGTCTCCGTGAGTGACCAAGTAGTGTGCCAGGGTCTTCAGCCCAGGCTCAGCTGAGCTCAAATACaggattatttctgtttttgcatTTGTAAGCAAACTTTAAGTGTTAGGGAAAGGTTACTAACTCCTCCTGTCAACATCTCTTATAGATTTGAGAATCAAACTCCTGATTTCTTTCCAAACTTGTtttaatctttttcattttttggtatTGTCATGAATGTACAGAGTAGACACGTACAAGCAGCTGCATTCCCAGCCTTTCTTATGGACAGCTGCCATAGGGGGTTTGCTAGAGTGCTACATTCTACTGAGTGTCTGCCAATGAAAGCTGGTTTGATTTTGTATCTGTATTAAACAGCACAATCCGTCTGCTTTGTTTCAGGTATGACTTTCAAAGCCTTATTAAAAGAATTTGACAATtctatttcaaataaagaaaactacactcaggaaaaactaaatgaaaaagaaagattgaTTTCAGGACAGAAATCAGAAATAGAACGactggagaagaaaaacaaaactctggaGTATAAGGTTCGTGGTCACATTTTCACTGGTGTACTGGCCATTCCGCACTTCTCTCACAACGGCTAATGTGCCTGTCACTGCTGTGCgggatgagggaggaagagactcGAGTCTTTTCATCTTAGGAGTTGAGCTTAGCTCGAGGAGATGCAGGCACCTGGCTTGTGAGGGGCTTGTTGTGtaacttctgtctctctctctctctctctctctcttgtgtgtgtgtgtgtgtgtgtgtgtgtgtgtgtgtgtgtgtgtgtgtgagtgtatgagcaACTGAAGGGCTATTGTACAGTTAGGTGGGATGTTTGCACAGCAGATGCTAAGCAGGGTGGTCTCTTGCAGATTGAGATTTTGGAGAAAACAACCACGATCTATGAAGAAGATAAGCGCAATctgcagcaggagcttgagagcCAGAATCAGAAGCTTCAGCGGCAGCTTTCTGACAAGCGCAGATTAGAAGCCAGGTtgcaaggcatggtgacagagACGACGATGAAATGGCAGAAGGAGTGTGTGAGTGTTCCTCTAggttaaatattttgcatttctgTGCTTGTGGCAGAGCTTTGGTGGTGTCTGTTAATCTCTGGAAGAAGTAGAGAACTGTCATTTTCCAGGAATAAAGTGGGTGGTGCGGTGTGCTTATGCAGAGAGACAAAGTAGACTGTAACTTGCTGTGGATCGCTGTAGGATCGTCGGGTAGCAGCCACCCAGCTGGAGATGCAGAATAAACTCTGGGTCAAAGATGAAAAGCTCAAACAGCTGAAGGCCATTGTGACTGAACCTAAACCTGAGAAGCCAGAGAGACCCTCCCGGGAGCGGGACCGGGAAAAAATCATTCAGAGATCTGTTTCTCCTTCGCCTGTGCCTGTAAGTGTTTGCAGCTGTGTGTAGCTTAGTGCTAGAGAAAAGTTTCTCCATTTAGAGGAGTGTTTCTCTGTGagaattgttttgtttcatgccatattttttttaagtttctatttttaaaatttagcacAAAGGGGCAGAGCATGGCGGCACAtgccctttaatctcagcatttgggagggaggtcgagacaggtagatctctatgagtttgaggccagcctggtctacacagagttccagaccaaccagggctacatagtgagtccctgtctcaaaaacaacaaaagcgtATCACAAAAATTTTAATGACTGCGAATAGTTTCTTGCAATGTTAAATCTTCATGTAGTAAAATTGTAGAAAAGTAATATTGTTTCTCTCAGTTCTTCAgtcttattcattaatttttctccAATTTTTCTAGCTTTCTAGTAACAATATTGCTCAGATTTCCAACGGCCAGCAACTCATgagccagccacagctacacaggcGCTCTAACTCTTGCAGCAGCATTTCTGTAGCTTCCTGTATTTCGGAGTGGGAGCAGAAACTGTCTCCGTTCAGCACACCTGTCAATGTCACCTCTCTTGCAAGGCATAGGCAGCAGGAGCCAGGACAAAGTAAAACGTGTATCGTGTCAGACAGAAGGCGGGGCATGTACTGGACGGAAGGCAGGGAGATGGTCCCTACATTCAGCAGTGAGATAGGCGTACAAGACGACCGCTGCCGCAGGGTTAGTGCCAGCATTCTTTAAAGCACTGTAGTGGTAGAATTATCTCCTTTGCTCTTTGTAACTCGGTTCCAAAAGAGTTCGAGGGAAAGCTGGGCAGGCTCCAAAATGAAGAAGCTCTGAAAGTTAAAGACTGAGCCATCCTGAAATTGAGGCTGAGCTCTTGATGTGAGAAAGCAGAAGCATGTGCCCGTGAGCTGGGAATGCCAGCCAGCATGGTGCCCCTAGAGTAGACTGCTCGCCTGAACAAGGGGCTTTGCACAGAATCTAGGGCCATGAGCATCTTGCTTCCttgatcccccaccccacccctcatttttttccttttctcctcctcctcctttttcccccttgttgctggggatggagcctagGGTTTCGACATTATAAGACACtgagctctatcactgagccataaTTCCCCCCAATACAAATATGAATGTAGAAgcctatactttttttttttctcttttggttccCCTTccccaaatttaatttttttcttactgttttttttaggGGGTGGTAAtaagtttttcattttgaaagtttAATGGGTTagagactctcctgcctctggcaGAGTCATTGTTATTTTATGCAATCTTTTATCTTCTGAGGTACTCCAAAGTAAGTCACAGATGCCATGACACTCAACAAAAGAGCATTTCCTGTGTAACCACCATCTTTTGTAACCACCGTCTTTACCCCTTTGAAGGAAGACAGTGTATTTTATGTGGAGAGTCTCTCACTATGCTGCCTGTCCCAGTAACAGCCTTTCCTTTCAACCCATGCTGCTGTCCAGATGCATGCACTGCATGTGGCCATCACAAATCTTTCATCGctttaatataaaatatgcttCCTCCTTTTTGATTTCTGTGACCTGAACTGTTTGAAACTACTGACAGCCTTCACATCCTAAACTTTCAATCTTGAGGCCTTACAAGGCCTTCAAGGGTGATCAACTAAACCCAATTCATGTTTTCTTCAGTATTAAGATTAAAATTTCCTTTGAGGTTGAATAAATAATCACACCAATACTGTGAATTAGATAGTCAATAAAATCTTAActgctcttttaaaattattcttttaagtAAAATGATCTTGCAGTAAATACTTTCTTAAGATCCTCTTACATGCCCAGTGGTGgtagtgcctttaatcccagtggggagtcagaggcaggcggatctctatgaatttgaggccagcctggtccacagagtgagttccaggacagccagggcagttacactgagaaatcctgtctcaaaaactaaaaagatcCTCTTACATGATTTAGAATGTAGATAAATGCCCTGCAATCTGATTACTAATGATGGTGACCAGTCTTGGGTTCTTATAAGGCAACAGACAATTCTGTAGTCTCAAGTTCTTGCTTTGCAGATTTTACTTTTAGGGAGCAGATCATGGTGAATGGTCTTTGTGATCACCTCTAGTAAATCCTCCTCTTCTGTGTCAAACTCCAACCTGCTGGGAGGTCTGTTTACACCTGCCAGCAGTAAGGGAATGCCTGACTTGGCTGTGACGGTCAGGGGGATGTACTAAGACACAGactttaacttctttcttgaAATCCAAATCTCTTTAGAAGTGCAGCAGAAAAGTTCCCATGCGGTTAGTTATCTCTGTGTCCATGCTCATTTGGCCAGAAATTATCAGGTGGACTGGGCTTTACATTTTGGTGTGGAAAGAATTTCAAAATCGTCATGACTGCTAATCGATTCTCTGCAGTCTGTCTCCTTTTCAGAGTTTGATCTGAATGTattatgctgtaaatgtgttcaAGGAAGCTCTTCTGCCAAGTGCTAGATCCTAAGAGCTAGGCTTTCTGATTCAACATCAGTCAGACCATTTTCAGAATGGAATGGTTTCTGCCTGCATGGACGCTCAGTGTCTTTAGTGGCAAGTTGTAGTGACTGTTGTAGAGCTGAGTTAGAGCTGCCCTGAGTTAGTTTCCTGTAACTGAACAACTGAACCAGGATCCTCATTTGGCTAGGTAGGAAGGGCTCTGCCTGCAGActctcatttattttcagtttcataaacaGGAGACGCTCACAGTTGTTTATGTGCTACTATATCATGTACATGAAATACATTTTCCTGAGTTGAATGTGCTGTTTAACTTGGCACCCATGGCATTTGACTGGAAAACAACTAGTTTTTATTATATGATACAAGCTGATTTCATACTATAGTCTTTGCTTCTTGGAGCTTTTAAGAgacatttggagaaaaaaaaatgttggtatATTTGAAGCTTTGTGGAATTGTGTTTTGAGATATAAAAATCCTTACTGCAAGTGCTCAGAAGTACTTAACACTGTTCAGGCATGCTGCACGTGAAGTTCTTCAGGGTTTTGCTAAGCCAGAGCTTCAACAGCTTGTAGTCTTTTGGTCTGGCTGTATATGGAGGAGTGTTTTCTATTTAGATGCCTCAGACATACTTTAGTGTTGTATTGATCCTGCTGATACCTTTAACCAACCTGCTAATCTATGTATTACTTCACAAAGCAGGTATAAGAATTAGTTTTTAATCAAGAATGCAAAATGGATTATTTCTTCCTCAACTAGTCACCACAATTTTATCTTTTGCCTTTTGTTGAAATGGAAGCTCCCATATGACCATTCTCTCTAGATACTATTGTCTAAAGATGTCTGTTGGTTCTGTTTGGCTAAGAGAACATGAGATGACTTATACATTTAGCTTGGACAGGATTGATTCTGTTGTTGTGAATTTGCATTGTAAACTGCTGCACTTCTAACAGTACCTCAAAGTAATCCTGGGTTGTGCTTGTTTCTCAATTCCTCTTCCAACCTGATCAGAACACACCAATTCCTGTACGACACAGAAGGTCCCGCTCTGCAGGGAGCAGATGGGTAGATCATAAGCCTGCCTCTAATGTGCAAACTGAGACAGTCATGCAGCCACATGTCCCTCACGCCATCACAGTGTCTGTTGCAAATGAAAAGGCACTAGCTAAGTGTGAGAAGTACATGCTGACCCACCAGGAACTAGCCTCCGATGGGGAGATTCAGACTAAAGTAATTAAGGTAAAAACAAGTCTTCACAAAAGAATACCAATGAAAAATCTTTGCCCTGCTATCCCTTGATGAGATCTAGAACATAAATGGGGTATTGGGTGGAGCTTTTGTTTTAGTAGAAAATTAATGTATTACTTAGATTGTAAATCTGCTGGGTCTGGATCTACTTAAATAGGTCTAGAGTCTTGGGGTTGTTAGTACTCCAGATCCATGATGAACTTTAGTTACTACATATTTAGCTAAACTTAGCTTCAAAAGTAAACCCAGAGCCATATGGACAACTTGATTGAACTTGAGAGGCCAAGGCAGATGGGTCACCAGTTTGAGCCCATCCTGGAGCACATAGTTGTCTTGAAAACCCAGACAGCAACAGTAAGCAAGCATAACAACCATCTTCTGCTTTGCTATTATTTCAAGATAAAATGTTTGCATTAACACTTGTcctatgccaggcggtggtggcggcactagcctttaatcccagcactcaggaggcagaggcaggtggttcaaggccagcttggtctacagagtgagttccaggacagtcggggtGACACAGATGAAatgctcccccccaaaaaaacaaaacaaaacaaaacaagcatgtcctgtggtcaggcatggtggtacttgCAGGAGGATCTCAGTTAACAGTCTCAAAGTAATAACGCACAAAATCTGGGAACATCACTCAGTACTGAGCTACCCAGTCTTTCTTAGAAAGAAGAGACATTCTGGTCTTGTACCAGTGGGAAAAGTTGGCGGGGGCGGAGACAATGACAGGGGTGAGCAGTCGTTTCAAGTTGAGAGGACAGTTCT encodes:
- the Kif23 gene encoding kinesin-like protein KIF23 isoform X4, encoding MSWFLGLFVGFLFLTRKAKVPRKPVLKKGSQTNLKDPVGVYCRVRPLSFPDQECCVEVVNNTTVQLHTPEGYRLNRNGDYKETQYSFKRVFGTHTTQKELFDVVASPLVDDLIHGKNGLLFTYGVTGSGKTHTMTGSPGSGGLLPRCLNMIFNSIGSFQAKRYVFKSNDRNSMEIQCEVDALLERQKREAIPVPKTPCSKRQADPEFADMINVQEFCKAEDVDEDSVYGVFVSYIEIYNNYIYDLLEEVQFDPIKPKLPQSKILREDKNHNMYVAGCTEVEVKSTEEAFEVFWRGQKKRRIANTHLNRESSRSHSVFSIKLVQAPLDADGDNVLQEKEQITLSQLSLVDLAGSERTNRTKAEGNRLREAGNINQSLMTLRTCMEVLRENQTYGTNKMVPYRDSKLTHLFKNYFDGEGKVRMIVCVNPKAEDYEESLQVMRFAEVTQEVEVARPVDKVICGLTPGRRYRNLPRGGPVGDEPLVTEMTLQSFPPLPPWRLLDINDEETLPKLIETLEKRHHLRQLMTEELNKQCMTFKALLKEFDNSISNKENYTQEKLNEKERLISGQKSEIERLEKKNKTLEYKIEILEKTTTIYEEDKRNLQQELESQNQKLQRQLSDKRRLEARLQGMVTETTMKWQKECDRRVAATQLEMQNKLWVKDEKLKQLKAIVTEPKPEKPERPSRERDREKIIQRSVSPSPVPLSSNNIAQISNGQQLMSQPQLHRRSNSCSSISVASCISEWEQKLSPFSTPVNVTSLARHRQQEPGQSKTCIVSDRRRGMYWTEGREMVPTFSSEIGVQDDRCRRNTPIPVRHRRSRSAGSRWVDHKPASNVQTETVMQPHVPHAITVSVANEKALAKCEKYMLTHQELASDGEIQTKVIKGDVFKTRGGGQSVQFTDIETLKQESPTGSRKRRSSTVAPAQPDGTESEWTDVETRCSVAVEMRAGSQLGPGYQHHAQPKRKKP